The nucleotide window TCCACAGCGCCTGGAAAAGCAGCTTCAGATCATGCAGGCAAACCCCGATATTGGTATCTGTGGGTGCCATTTTGTGGCGTTTTTGCCATCCGGTGAGGGCGGGCTTATCAGGCTGCCTCTTGATTCAGAAAGCATCAAGGCCAACTTGCTGTTCAAAGCGCCGATGGCGCATCCTTTTGTGACCTTTGACGGGGATCTTTTTTCCCGCCTAGGTATACAGTATTCTGAAAAAATGGTCTGCGCTCTGGATTACGAGCTTTACCTCAGGATTTTTCTGCGTCATCCGCAGATGGCTTTTGCCAATGTGGATGATGTGCTCGGGTTTTATCGCAGGCATGACGCCCAGATTTCCACGGCGCGCAGCGCAGAGCAGGCGCAGTATGCCTTCAGGGCGCAGATGCAGGTGTTCCAGGCACTGGGCGTTGCGCCTGGTAACCGCCTGATGAGGCATCACCGCCATCTGTATGGCGGTGCCCCCGTTGAAACCGCTGAAGATATGTCTGGGCTTGTGGATTGGGCTGTCACTCTGCGCATGGCCAACGCAACCAGAAAACTTTTTTCGCCTGATCTGTTCAATGCCCTGTTGTATGGCCGGCTGGAGGCTGCCATGCAGCGCAGTCCGCATCTGGCGCAGCCCCACCTGTGGCGGCTGCAAAAGTGGAATTGTCAGCAATGACGGGGGCTGCACCGATGAACCCCGAGGGCCAGAGCAGGGCCTGTCGCCTGCCGCAACCGTGCGCAGTGAGGTATTAGATGGATACCACTCTTCCTACCCAGGAAAGCTTGCAGCCCCAGATGAGCGAAGCCGAAGTGGCCCTCATGGACAAGTATGCGCCGGATGGCTGCATTCTCGAATTCGGGGCTGGCGGAAGCTCGGCCTTTTTTGCAAAAAAAGGCGTACAGCGGCTGATCAGCGTTGAATCTGACCGGGAGTGGATAAACCGCATGCTGCTGGGCAACAGCACCCTGCGGGAATGGGCCAAGGCGCGGCGCTGGTGTCCCTTTCATGTAGAGATAGGGACAACGGGCGAATGGGGATTTCCCCTGTCGCATGAGCCTGTCGTGGCGTGGCTTAACTACCATCAGGCCATATGGGATGTCGTTGACGCCTCAAAGCTGGATTTTGTGCTTGTGGACGGACGGTTCCGGGTTGCCTGCGCCTTGCAGCTGCTGCTGCGCACCAGAGAGAAAACGCCGCTGATCATGGTGCACGATTTTACGCCCCGTGAGTATTACCATGTGCTGCTTGAGTATTTTGACGTGGTTGAAGAGGCCGATACCGCCGTCATTATGGAGCGCAAGGCGCCAGTATCCTTTGCAGAAGTGGCTCTATGCGTGCAGCGGCATCAGTTTGACAACCGGTAGGCCTTTGCAGAACTGCTTTTGGGTCGGCACCGTTTGGGGAAGGCGACCTGTCGGTATGGCAGGGCTGATAGCTCTTTTTTTGACCGCATCCTTGCTCATGCCCGCAACTCACGGTGATTGCGCATAAAGGAGCCGTAATGTCTTTTTCGATCGATGTAGCCGCTATCCAGCGTATGGCACTTGTGAAGGTGGACGGTGGCCTGGGCAGTCAGATGTGGCAATACGCCCTTTCCTTGGCTGTGGGGAAAAGCAGTTCCTTTACGGTAAAACACGATTTGTCCTGGTTTCGTCATTACGCCAAGGATATACGCGGGATCGAAAACAGGTTTTTTATCCTTAACAGCGTTTTTACCAATATCAATCTGCGCTTGGCTTCTGAAAACGAACGCCTGTTCTTTCATATAGCTCTCAATCGGTATCCCGACAGCATTTGCAATTTTGATCCTGACATACTTGCCCTGAAACAGCCCACCTACCTCGGCGGCTATTATGTCAATGCGCAGTATGTAACCAGCGCGGAAAAAGAAATTCGCGAGGCCTATGTCTTTGCGCCAGCAGTGGAAGAGAGCAACCAGGCCATGCTGCAAACCATACATGCCGCGCCGATGCCGGTAGCCGTGCACGTACGACGCGGCGACTACATCGGCTCGATGCATGAGGTCCTTACCCCACGGTATTTTGAACGCGCCTTCAAAATTTTGGCAGCGGCGTTGCAGCCAAAGCCAACTTTTTTTGTTTTTTCCAATGGCATGGAGTGGACAAAAAAAGCCTTCGCCGGTCTTCCCTACGATTTTGTTTACGTGGATGCCAACGACAACGACAATGTCGCAGGGGATCTTTTTTTGATGACGCAGTGTAAACACTTCACCATCTCAAATTCTTCGCTGAGCTGGTGGGGGGCCTGGCTTTCGCAGCGGGCGGAGAATAAAACCGTCATCATGCCCAGCAAGTGGCGTGGCGGCAAAAGCCCCATCCCGGGAGAATGCATGCGAGTGGAAGGCTGGCATATGTGCCCGGTAGAATAACGCGGCGCGCACCCTGCTTTTTGCATTTTTTGCGTCAACCATCAGAGATACTGGGGGATATGTGAAAAGTGAAGAAATGGCGCTGAAAGAACGGTTTCTTCTGCGGTTTCTGGAAGTGGCGGAGCAGCTGCAAGATGGCGGGCGTTTCCTCTGCCGCAAGGAAGATCTGCACCCCTGCCTGAATGATGCGCAGGGCACAACCCCCTTTGACGCCCATTATATCTACCATACGGCGTGGGCGGCACGCGTTCTTGCACGCACGCGGCCTGCAAGCCATATAGACATTTCTTCGAGCCTCTATTTTGTGTCCATCGCGTCGGCCTTTGTGCCCATCACGTTTTACGACTATCGCCCCGCCCCCCTTACCCTTGGCAACCTGCGCTGCAAACGGGCCGACCTTACCAGCCTCCCCTTTGCTGACGAAAGTGTGGATTCCCTGTCGTGCATGCACGTTGTGGAGCATATTGGCCTTGAGCGCTATGGCGATCCTTTTTCTCCCCAGGGGGATATTGCAGCCATGCGCGAACTGGCGCGTGTTCTTGGCAGGGGAGGGCGTCTGCTCTTTGCTGTTCCCATTGGCGGGGTGGCAAAAATTCACTACAACGCTCACCGTATCTACACATACAGCGCGGTTTTGGAGGCCTTTGGCTCCCTGTGTCTTGAGGAATTTGCCCTTGTCACCGACAGGGGAGAATTTATTGCGCATGCGTCAGAAGCGGAAGCGCAGCAACAGAAGTACGGCTGCGGTTGTTTTCTTTTCAGAAAACAGAAGTAGCCTGCATGCCGTCTGAACTGCTGGAGGGGGCTGGCCGCGTCAATTGGGCCTTCTGCACTGGCAGTGTTTTGGGATAGGGGCGACAGGGGAAGCCGGGCGACGTGTTTTGGATTTTGTCAGGGGCTTACTGGTACAAGGGACTCATGGACCGCAGCAGGTTGATGAACAGGCTGTCCAGCCCCTGCACAAAGGATGCGATGCGGTCAGACATGATGACCATGAGCAGCCCCAGAAAGAAAAAGCCCACCATCACCTTGATGGGGAAACCAAATTCCATAATGGGTATCTGCGGCGAGGTGCGGGCCATGAGGCCCAGCGACACTTCAACCATGAACAGGGCCACCATGACCGGGGCTGCGATCTGCAAGGCCAGCACAAACATCTGCGAGGCCAGATACAGGATCTGACGCAGCACTACTGGCCCGATAAACAGCCCTCCCGGCGGCACAAGGTCAAATGAGGCCGCAAATCCCTTGATCATATACAGATGTCCGTCAAGGCTCAGAAAAACGAGCAGGGACACCATCCACAGAAAAAATGCCGTGACGCCTGTCTGGTTGCCGGTGAGCGGATCGGCAAAGTTGATCATGGTAAAGCCCATCTGAAAGCCCAGCAGCTCACCACCCGCCTGAATGCCCATAAACAGAAAATTGACGGCCATGCCAAGTACCAGACCCAGCACCATCTCTCCCAGCATCATGAGCGCCACGTCAAAGGGATGCGCAGGCAGTGCGGCGGCGGGGAGCGTGAGGTGCGGCCATACGCCCAGGCAAAAAACAATGGTTATGGCCGCCTTGACCTGCGTAGGAATGTTGTTGGTGGAAAAAACGGGCAGCATGAACATGACGATACTTACGCGCATCATGGTGAGCAGCAGGCTGAGCACACTGGCCGGATCGTAGTTATAAACATCCATGCTGATCAATTTGCAAAAAGGTTGCCAAGTATTTCGTCACGCTGGTGACGCCCGGTGGGCAAGAGTGTGGAATGATTGGAGCGGTCAGCCTGGAATGGCTGCTACGTAATGCCTGCACTGAAAGGCTCCCGGTATGGCTTGCTTGAAGCGTTCTGTCCTGCGTACTACTGTGACGCAACTACTATCACTGCTGCAAGGGGACATTATGGCCATTCCCACATCACGCACGCAAAGCGCGGCCACTGTATGCATAGAAACCGCGCTCTGCACTGGCTGTGGCCAGTGCGTGGCCGTGTGCAAGGATTTTGGCCTGCGGATTGAAGGCGGCAAGGCCTGCCTTGCCCCCCAACCTCTTTTTGGCTGCGTGGGCTGTGCCCATTGCATGGCTGTTTGTCCTGCCGGGGCCATAACCGTGCGGGGCCGGGCGTTGGGCCCGGAAGATATGTTTGCCCTGCCGCCCCAGAGCAGCGCCGCGAGTTTTGATGCCTATTACGCCCTGCTACGCCGGCGCAGAAGCGTGCGCGAATTTATGCCCGCCGAGGTGGGGCCGGAGCTGGTTGAGCGCATCCTTGACGCGGCCCGCACCGCGCCCACCGGAGTGCCGCCTTCGGACGTCAATGTGCTTGTGCTGGACAGCCGGGAGAAAAACCGCGCCTTCACCAGTGATTTTTGCGCACACCTCAAAACCCTTGGCTGGCTCACTGCCCCCTGGTTTCTTTGGCTTATGCGCCCATTCTGGGGCAAGGCCAATGACGGGCTGTTCCGTAATTTTGTGCGGCCTGCGCTGGCGGCGTTCACGTCTTCAATGGATGCGGGAAAAAGTATCGTGACCTATGATGCGCCCCTGGTCATGTATTTTTACGGTTCGCCCTGGGCAGACCCCGCTGATCCGCTGGTTGCCGCATCCCTTGCCATGCTGGCGGGCGAGGCTCTGGGCCTTGGCACCTGCATGATAGGTTCCATCCACCCTTTGTTGCAGTGGGGCGGCAGCGCTGCGCGTTTTCGCAAACGGCACGGCATCCGCTGCAAAAGCCGCGAGGGCGTGGTGGTACTGTTTGGCTATCCGGGCATCCATTACAACAAGGGTATTGAACGCAGTTTTGCCTCGGTGCATCGGGCATAGCCGCCCGTATATAAAAAGCGCCGCAGGATATGTCCCTGCGGCGCTGGCAAATCTGACCGTGAGCTGCTTGGAGCAATGATGCTCCGACCCTTTATTTGTTCAGTTTTTCGGAAATAACTTCGCGTATGATCTTGTTCAGACCGGGTAGGTCAGGCTTGGAAACCTGCCTGTCTGCCCCCACCTTTACGCCCTTTTCATACAGCGCATCGGTGATGAGCGAGGAGAACAGGATGATGGGCAGTGTGCTGAGGCCGGGGGTTTCACGGATTTTTGCCGTGAGCATGTGCCCGTCCATTTCCGGCATTTCAATGTCGGAAATAACCAGATGCACCGCATCCGTAAGTTCCTTGCCCTTGGCCTGGGCTTCCTCACGGGTGTGCATCAAAAAATCCCAAGCGGCGCGCCCACTGCCCACAGCCGTGACCTGAAAACCGGATTTTTCCAGCGACGACTGCATGACGTTGCGCAGCGAACTTGAATCGTCAGCCACCAGCAGGTGGAACTGACCGGCGCCTTCCACTGGGGAGGTGTCCACCTCAACCTGCGACATGTCCAGCGTGCTGTCGAGGCTGGCAAGGATTTTTTCCATGTCCAGAATAAAAAGCACACGGTCCTGAATACGCAGAACGCCCGTGATGCTTTCGCGCGAATAGGCCTGCACGTACTGGTTCGGCGGTTCAATGCGATCCCAGGTCATGCGGTGGATGCTGGTGACGGAGGAGACCATAAACGCCGCCTGCACGCCGCTGAATTCGGTGACAATGACCTTGGTGTTTTCTTCCGTGGCCATTTCTTTGCCCAGCCATGCGGCAAGGTTCAATATGGGCAGCACCCTGCCGCGCAGATTGAACGTGCCGAGTACTGAAGGGTCGCACTTGCTGGGCACACTGGTGATATTGGGCAGCCGGATGATTTCAAGCACCTTGGCAACGTTGATGCCGTAATGCCCGCTGTAAACCTTGCCGTCCGGCTGCTTTTCATCAATGATAAATTCAATAATTTCAAGTTCGTTATTGCTAACGTTCAGCAAGCTGTTTTGCGACATGGCTTTCCATCCTGTGCTGCGGAAGGCGTGGCTTTCCACCGATATCGTGTGCTCCGTTTACGGGAACTGCTGTTGAGATGTATCGGCAGGATATGCATTCCCTTAAGGCCTTTGTTCAAAAACCTATTTGCGGCCCTTCGCGGCCTTGGCTGCCTTGGGCGGTTCGCGCCGGGGGCAGAAGCTCAGCATTTCGCATGTGTCGCACAGGGGTTTGCGCGCATCGCACACTTCGCGCCCAAACCAGACCATGCGGTGGTTCACATCGCCCCATTCCTCGCGCGGAAAAAGTTTCATGAGGTCGCGCTCAATAGGTATGGGATCGGTTTCGTCCGTCAGCCCCAGGCGGTAGGCGATGCGTTTTACATGCGTATCGACCGCAAGCCCCTCGTTGATGCCGTATGCGCCAAACAGCACCACATTGGCTGTTTTGCGGGCAACGCCGGGGATGGTGACGAGGTCTTCAATGCTTTTGGGAATCTGTCCGTCAAAAACATCACGCACACGCCGCGCCGCGCCCAGCAGATTCTTGGCCTTGCTGTGAAAAAATCCTGTGGGCCGGATGACGCTTTCCAGTTCTTCCAGCGGGGCCTCTGCCAGAGCGGCAGGGGAGGGCCAGCGGCGGAACAGCTCCGGCGTAACGGTATTCACCCTGGCATCTGTGCACTGCGCCGCCAGCACTGTGGCTACCAGCAGTTCCCATGCATTTTGGGCGTCCAGATGAGTGCGCGGGTGTGGATAGCGTTTTTGCAGGGCGGCAAGAACGTTCCGGGCCGTTGCCTGTGGGGATGATTTTACGCTCATGTCTCTTTATGCCACAGCGAGCGCATGCCCGCAAGCAAGGGCGCAGGCTGTGAGCGTGGCATAACTCTCTGCAATGGAGCCAGTCCCGCCTCCGTTTGGCTACAGTATCACGCCCTGGGTGCAGGGTTTGTTTTTTTTTCGGCTACGTGTAGCATGCCT belongs to Desulfovibrio desulfuricans DSM 642 and includes:
- a CDS encoding alpha-1,2-fucosyltransferase: MSFSIDVAAIQRMALVKVDGGLGSQMWQYALSLAVGKSSSFTVKHDLSWFRHYAKDIRGIENRFFILNSVFTNINLRLASENERLFFHIALNRYPDSICNFDPDILALKQPTYLGGYYVNAQYVTSAEKEIREAYVFAPAVEESNQAMLQTIHAAPMPVAVHVRRGDYIGSMHEVLTPRYFERAFKILAAALQPKPTFFVFSNGMEWTKKAFAGLPYDFVYVDANDNDNVAGDLFLMTQCKHFTISNSSLSWWGAWLSQRAENKTVIMPSKWRGGKSPIPGECMRVEGWHMCPVE
- a CDS encoding DUF268 domain-containing protein, encoding MKSEEMALKERFLLRFLEVAEQLQDGGRFLCRKEDLHPCLNDAQGTTPFDAHYIYHTAWAARVLARTRPASHIDISSSLYFVSIASAFVPITFYDYRPAPLTLGNLRCKRADLTSLPFADESVDSLSCMHVVEHIGLERYGDPFSPQGDIAAMRELARVLGRGGRLLFAVPIGGVAKIHYNAHRIYTYSAVLEAFGSLCLEEFALVTDRGEFIAHASEAEAQQQKYGCGCFLFRKQK
- the fliR gene encoding flagellar biosynthetic protein FliR, which produces MDVYNYDPASVLSLLLTMMRVSIVMFMLPVFSTNNIPTQVKAAITIVFCLGVWPHLTLPAAALPAHPFDVALMMLGEMVLGLVLGMAVNFLFMGIQAGGELLGFQMGFTMINFADPLTGNQTGVTAFFLWMVSLLVFLSLDGHLYMIKGFAASFDLVPPGGLFIGPVVLRQILYLASQMFVLALQIAAPVMVALFMVEVSLGLMARTSPQIPIMEFGFPIKVMVGFFFLGLLMVIMSDRIASFVQGLDSLFINLLRSMSPLYQ
- a CDS encoding glycosyltransferase family 2 protein codes for the protein MPDLQGEDVAGAPCPSHSSRPLVSFFAAGRNVQEYVEQAMRSMLDQTVDDFELLMLDDGSTDKTYDVMMGVQDPRVQVLRNAEGQGIARSLNRLMSQCRGRYWAHMDADDICAPQRLEKQLQIMQANPDIGICGCHFVAFLPSGEGGLIRLPLDSESIKANLLFKAPMAHPFVTFDGDLFSRLGIQYSEKMVCALDYELYLRIFLRHPQMAFANVDDVLGFYRRHDAQISTARSAEQAQYAFRAQMQVFQALGVAPGNRLMRHHRHLYGGAPVETAEDMSGLVDWAVTLRMANATRKLFSPDLFNALLYGRLEAAMQRSPHLAQPHLWRLQKWNCQQ
- a CDS encoding chemotaxis protein, which translates into the protein MSQNSLLNVSNNELEIIEFIIDEKQPDGKVYSGHYGINVAKVLEIIRLPNITSVPSKCDPSVLGTFNLRGRVLPILNLAAWLGKEMATEENTKVIVTEFSGVQAAFMVSSVTSIHRMTWDRIEPPNQYVQAYSRESITGVLRIQDRVLFILDMEKILASLDSTLDMSQVEVDTSPVEGAGQFHLLVADDSSSLRNVMQSSLEKSGFQVTAVGSGRAAWDFLMHTREEAQAKGKELTDAVHLVISDIEMPEMDGHMLTAKIRETPGLSTLPIILFSSLITDALYEKGVKVGADRQVSKPDLPGLNKIIREVISEKLNK
- the nth gene encoding endonuclease III, which produces MSVKSSPQATARNVLAALQKRYPHPRTHLDAQNAWELLVATVLAAQCTDARVNTVTPELFRRWPSPAALAEAPLEELESVIRPTGFFHSKAKNLLGAARRVRDVFDGQIPKSIEDLVTIPGVARKTANVVLFGAYGINEGLAVDTHVKRIAYRLGLTDETDPIPIERDLMKLFPREEWGDVNHRMVWFGREVCDARKPLCDTCEMLSFCPRREPPKAAKAAKGRK
- a CDS encoding nitroreductase family protein; protein product: MAIPTSRTQSAATVCIETALCTGCGQCVAVCKDFGLRIEGGKACLAPQPLFGCVGCAHCMAVCPAGAITVRGRALGPEDMFALPPQSSAASFDAYYALLRRRRSVREFMPAEVGPELVERILDAARTAPTGVPPSDVNVLVLDSREKNRAFTSDFCAHLKTLGWLTAPWFLWLMRPFWGKANDGLFRNFVRPALAAFTSSMDAGKSIVTYDAPLVMYFYGSPWADPADPLVAASLAMLAGEALGLGTCMIGSIHPLLQWGGSAARFRKRHGIRCKSREGVVVLFGYPGIHYNKGIERSFASVHRA